The genomic segment CCTCGAAATTGTTTTGATGtttcaaaatgcctctgtatGTACATATAAGTCACTTATTCCTTTATTCAAACAATATACACAACAAATTTTCCTCAGTGTTATTGTATCCTAATATGAATATTTTTacattctatttctttatttctattttactttAGGCAGAGTAAAAATGTCCTATTTCAAAAAGACTCTGTGAAAGTTTCCAAGCAAAAATTtcagtttccacttatctagCCTCTTGTACTTTCCCAATGTAGGCATTTGTCTTTATTTATGTAATCAATATGAACTGCTCCTAATGTCTGGAGTACAAATGTACACATAAAACTATTATTCTTTCCTACTAATTGGTCAAGCATCCATCTACCTCATAAACAGAAAGTTGAATATAGTTTTGAGGTTTCTTGTCTCTATTAATTGTCTAAGATCCAGTACAAAAGGTAGCAGTCTTCCTCTCGTATTAAAAGGCTGTTGGAGTTTGGTCAGTCCAAGACTACCATTGTTTCTCAGGGATACACTATGTTGAATTTCAAACTTTATCCGCAACCATGTCTACTCAGTAATTGTGTCAGGATGATGCCCTACCACAGAGTAACTTTAAGACACATattcaatgttttgttttgtttttttctttttctactcaCTTTTATAGCATGAACTTCCAAGGACAGGATGATATGTCCCAAGTAAGCACAGCTTAAGGTCTCTATGCTCGCAAGATACAAACgaaaaaataaaggatatttataGAGTATATGCATCATCTCAGATAGTGTATCAGATTAAAGATCGATTGAACTGATTATGTTTATAATTCTTTCACCCTACTGTGGTGGCCTCATCTCTGGATGGCACTATCGGttatgcacttgactactaatggaAAATTTCATGctgcaaacccacccagagatgctttagatgaaagtcctggtggtctgcttctgaaaggccatagATTTGAagatcttatggagcacagtcctactctgcatacatggggtcgccatgagttggaatcaacttgatggcaactggtaacgtTGGCCTTACGTGAGTACATGATTCCTCTGATTTGGAGAAGGAATGGAGAAGGCAAGCCATGAGCCTCTCCTAGAGTGTGGAAGGTGCCAGCAACAGGTATTTTCCCAGGACCCTCCTCAGGGCCCCCACAACCTCCctattcctcaggctgtagatgagaGGGTTCAGGGCTGGGGTGATGATTGTGTAGAAAACAGAGATGATGTTGTCCTGCTTGGGGCTGTGGAAAGAACTGGGCAAGACATACATGAACGTGGCAGTTCCATAGAACATCCCAACCACGATAAGGTGGGAAGAGCATGTGACAAGGGCTTTCTGTCTTCCTTCATTTGAGGACATGTGGAGCACAGTAAATAAGATTAATATGTAGGAAGCAACAATGACAGAGAGGGGAAGCAAGAGGAAAGTCACGCCCATCACATATACCAGGAGCTCATATCTGGAAGTATCAGCACAGGCCAACTTCAGCAGAGGTGGGATCTCACAGAGCAGGTGCCTGATTTCCCGGGACATGCAGAAAGGGAAGTGCATGGTATACAAGGTGTGTCCTAGGGAGCTCAGGGATGCCAGAATCCAGGAAGTGACCACCATGAGCCAGCAGACCCTTGGCCTCATGAGGACCATGTAGTTCAGAGGATGGCAAATGGCCACATACCTGTCATAGGCCATGAAGGCCAGTAGGAGGTCCTCAGCACTACCCAATGCTAGTGCTAGGAACATCTGAAGGGCACAGCCTCCAAAGGAGATGGTGTTTTCTTGGTGCAGAAAATCCACAAGGGCCTTGGGAGTGACAACAGATGTGAAGAGGAGGTCCATGAGGGAGAGCTGCCCGACCAGGAGGTACATGGGTACATGGAGTCGGACATCCATTGTGATGACCAGGAGTAACAGGCCATTGGTAGTCAGGGCCAACATGTACAGGACTGCAATTGTGGCACAGAGCAGCTCAGGAGAGCCACTGTCATTCAGAATGCCCATCAAGATGAAGCCACTTCCCAAGGAGGAGTTCCAGAGCtccattctgtgtgtgtgtgtgtttttgttttgttttgttttgtttttgcctatACCTAGATGGATTCTCAATGAAAGCTTTCCTGCTGCCCACCCTAGCTTTGTAGTGTTCCAGGTCACTGAGGGATGAACATTAGATATCCCATGGAATGAAATCTTTTCCTCTTGGCAGCTAAGCTTGCTCTTCAGATTTCTGAATTTTTCAATTGAATTATGAAAAAGCACCAGACAAGTGGGGAACAGGTATATTGGGAATAGCAAATCATTTAGAAATGTCTTTTAATAAGGTATCCAGGAGAATAAGCACAAGCAAACATCTTTGTTGATAagtttctctctctttatattaACAAAATGTACTGGGCATTGTTTAAAATCCAGGTAGttctctgattaaaaaaatacttgGGTTGCAAttcaaaaattgtttaaaaagtgTTGTTTACAATGCAGCTCTTTGACATCTTCCCTAGTTGTTATGTCTGTCTTTATTTTCATGGCTCGTTGCTGTTGACAGCTTCTTCAAGAAAGGAGCCTATTGGTTCTAGGACCACTTGTTTTCTTGTAACTTCCTCGTATTCTTGATGAGCATATCGTTATTCTGCTGGAGTGAAAGTAAATTCTGGGCTGCACTGGATAGTATGGTGGTATAGGTTTTAGAGGTGAATCTGTAGGAACGGTTCAAAGGATGTTTGCCTATTTACAGGTAATGATAACATGTTTGTTAGGAAGGAGATGTGGAAACAATGACAGGAGAATTTTGCAAAAGCATGGCAAAGCATTTGTGAGAAAAGGAGTGAGCTACAAAAGGGAAAAGGTAACCCAAAGCTACCCTGTCACCTGAAAGTCACAGGAAGATTCTGAACATGGAAAGCAGGTACCTCTATCTCACAAATGTAAGCAATACCAGGAAGGATACTGGTCTTGCTGAATCATGAATTTTTGTGATAGTACTGGGTGAGAGGAGTTGAGGATGAAGAGGAAGTGCAGCTGTGAGGGTGTGTGGGGTAGCATTTACTTAGGTGGCTCTTTGTGAGGATCTTTCATAGGTAGATGGGGAGATTAGGAAACATTTTGGAGGAGAATTCTTCATCTGTCCTTTGTATCATCTGTACCTATTCCTCCAATATTCTGTTTATGTCACCTGCCTGGACATCTCAGAGTTGAAACATTTAATTGGTAGGATCATAAAATCCTGAAGTTAGAAAGGCCATCTGATCCAGctgctctttcatttatttctttcaaTTTGCTAAGGACCTAGCGGATCTAGTGTTATTTCACGAACGTGAAAAATTCATCATACAAACAACTGCATAGATCCAATGGTGATTATTGATATATAAGGAACAATATAACAAACTAAGAGTCCATATAACTGAAGTTTTAGGAAAGGATTCTGCAAGTAAGTGACAAAAAAGCTACAGACTAAGGACAAAAAGAAGGTAGCTAAGTAAAGAAGGATCAGGGTAGTACTGACAAAGGATGTGTGAAGGTCAGAACATCTGAAGCGTACTATAAGaatctcatctctgcttttgctACAGTGAAGTTTAGGCAAGAAACCAACCAGAAAAATGTCCTCTTTAAAACTGTGTCTCATCATTTGTTCGGGTCTCTTTCTCTTGCCTCACAAAACCAAAACATTGATTGGCGGTGTATATTTGCCTATtgccaaccacaaaaagacaagctcaaaaataatttttacctcAGTGTCTGGTAAATATTGgacttaataaatttttttttttctgtaaaaagctgaatggaTGGATCaatgaaggaaggaaaataaTTAGCTGGGCACATTTCTCTAGATTTCTGCCCCAGAGTTTGGATATGATTTCAAAGAGCAAAAGATGCAGTGCTTAGGTAAGCTAGTATAATCAAGAATCATGATCCCATtcacctccttccttcctctgatCCAAGTTCCCTGCTTTccctccttttctgttctctggttCCTCTTCCCTAGGACTATCTTAAAAGCAGGGTCAGGGAACATAGTCTGGGATCACAATTCTCGTTCTCAGAGTCACAGAGCAAGAGCCCCCTTTCTGGAAAGCTGCTGTTGGCGCAAGAGGACCTAAAACCAAGAACAGTTATCAGAGACAATGATTAACAGAGAGACATTGCTGGACTTCATGGTCAGATAGTAACAATATGGAACTAAAAAATTGTAAACATTTATATAAGTTATTTTTCTATATCATTGCCCGATAAAAATTTCATTGACTTCAATTGGCTTTTTCTGTGACTATAGGACTTTTTTTATAGGACTTTAGCGACAACTAGGCTTCTAGGGAAGAGGCACTTCAGCTGATTCTAGATGGTCCACTTTGGGATATTACCCATTTTAGGGCACAATCAGACTATTAGAAGCCAGAACAACGCAGATGTACTAAAGGTTATATGCTAATCCTTTTATCCAGAGGCCAGCATCaggatgtagaggaacccaagtcCATACTTTTCTCCAGGTACAAGGTTCCTGGAAGGGAGTGGGTAAACTATAAAGTCCAAAGCACtagagaactggagaaatagaGTAGTGTATGGTGTTGACCCTCTTTCTCAACACTTCCAGACCCCACATAGTTCCTTGAAACAAAAACAGAGCCCTTACCTCAAATGGGCAGGGGTATAGCTGCCTGACAACATTCATGGCCCTGAGGTTCACATAAGGGATAAAGATGCtcaagacagtaaagaaagaagagGTGCTTCTTCTGGAAGGGTGGGATATAGGCATGTGTATGACTGTGTCTGAGATCGGAGGTCAAAGACTCCCCCAGGATTCCTAGCATTGCAAGTCCTCTCTGGGGATGAAGGTGGATGCAAATAGGCAGCTGAGA from the Loxodonta africana isolate mLoxAfr1 chromosome 7, mLoxAfr1.hap2, whole genome shotgun sequence genome contains:
- the LOC100662454 gene encoding olfactory receptor 2AG2; translated protein: MELWNSSLGSGFILMGILNDSGSPELLCATIAVLYMLALTTNGLLLLVITMDVRLHVPMYLLVGQLSLMDLLFTSVVTPKALVDFLHQENTISFGGCALQMFLALALGSAEDLLLAFMAYDRYVAICHPLNYMVLMRPRVCWLMVVTSWILASLSSLGHTLYTMHFPFCMSREIRHLLCEIPPLLKLACADTSRYELLVYVMGVTFLLLPLSVIVASYILILFTVLHMSSNEGRQKALVTCSSHLIVVGMFYGTATFMYVLPSSFHSPKQDNIISVFYTIITPALNPLIYSLRNREVVGALRRVLGKYLLLAPSTL